The Bifidobacterium eulemuris genome includes a window with the following:
- a CDS encoding AEC family transporter — protein MSAIIQPASLLLIILAGYLFKRFGLFGPRDYRVLQTAEFNIVLPGAIVYSFATNPHDISLLWIAVFSFFCALIPLLFIFAATRRRKVSDRAFLMLNGAGFNLGCFCFPVVQAFWGAGAVVPAAMFDIGNCVMVAAGTNVMTQQLLHIRPGKTLAEQHAGDAPTLPYERPKDRDARRLARHAMARNIAHSFFGSVPFDTYLLMIALMLANVQIPEWIAIVCQPLSNANAFVAMFMVGMLMDLPNSRHDVRELLEVVAWRLPFGLLFAAAAWFILPFDATTRAVAVICCLAPIALFSTLFTDKVLGNARLAGFSLSVTAIISLVMMTVVHMFLPV, from the coding sequence ATGTCCGCCATCATCCAGCCTGCCAGTCTGCTGTTGATCATCCTCGCGGGATACCTGTTCAAACGTTTCGGACTGTTCGGTCCGCGCGACTACCGCGTGCTGCAGACCGCGGAGTTCAACATCGTGCTGCCCGGCGCCATCGTCTACTCCTTCGCCACCAATCCGCACGATATCAGCCTGCTGTGGATCGCCGTGTTCTCGTTCTTCTGCGCGCTGATTCCGCTGCTGTTCATTTTCGCGGCCACGCGCAGGCGCAAGGTCTCCGATCGCGCGTTCCTGATGCTCAACGGCGCGGGATTCAACCTCGGATGTTTCTGCTTCCCTGTGGTGCAGGCGTTCTGGGGCGCGGGCGCGGTGGTGCCCGCCGCCATGTTCGACATCGGCAACTGCGTGATGGTGGCCGCCGGCACGAATGTGATGACCCAGCAGTTGCTGCATATCCGCCCCGGTAAAACGCTCGCCGAGCAGCATGCGGGCGATGCGCCCACCCTGCCGTATGAAAGGCCGAAGGACCGCGACGCGCGCCGGCTGGCCCGCCACGCGATGGCACGCAATATCGCCCACAGTTTCTTCGGATCGGTGCCGTTCGACACCTATCTGCTGATGATCGCGCTGATGCTCGCCAATGTGCAGATTCCTGAATGGATCGCGATCGTCTGCCAACCGTTGTCCAACGCGAACGCCTTCGTGGCGATGTTCATGGTCGGCATGCTGATGGATCTGCCCAACTCGCGGCATGACGTGCGCGAACTGCTGGAGGTGGTCGCCTGGCGTCTGCCGTTCGGACTGCTGTTCGCCGCGGCCGCATGGTTCATCCTGCCGTTCGACGCGACCACACGCGCCGTCGCGGTCATCTGCTGCCTGGCGCCGATCGCGCTCTTCTCCACGCTGTTCACCGACAAGGTGCTCGGCAATGCTCGTCTGGCGGGATTCTCGCTGTCGGTCACGGCGATCATCTCGCTGGTTATGATGACCGTCGTGCACATGTTCCTGCCTGTGTAG
- the pgi gene encoding glucose-6-phosphate isomerase, giving the protein MAINPPVDATKTPEWAALQKHYDELQNEGISLKQWFADDENRVDALSFDAGDLHFDLSKNLIKPETLKLFADLAKAVKLDERTQQMYTGVHINNTEDRAVLHTALRRPATDAGKFIVDGQDTVADVREVLDRIYAFAEQVRSGEWVGVTGKKIETVVNIGIGGSDLGPVMVYEALKPYADAGISARYISNIDPNDLAEKTKGLDPETTLFIVVSKTFTTLETLTNAREARTWLLEELKAAGAIDGSDEQNADAVKKHFVAVSTNLEKVAEFGIDPNNAFGFWNWVGGRYSVDSAVGTSLAVVFGPARFEEFLHGFHEIDEYFEKTPFERNVVVLLGMLNVWYRNFFKVASHAVLPYDQYLHRFPAYLQQLTMESNGKSVRWDGTPVTCETGEIFWGEPGTNGQHAFYQLIHQGTQLIPADFIAFVNTPNPTKDGDQDVHELFLGNYFAQTKALAFGKTADEVRAEGTAEEIVPARVFTGNRPTTSIFGVALTPFAVGELIALYEHITFVEGTVWGLDSYDQWGVELGKQLAKEITPAISQDDEALAEQDASTQSLIKFYRANREF; this is encoded by the coding sequence ATGGCCATCAATCCTCCTGTTGACGCCACCAAGACCCCCGAATGGGCCGCCCTGCAGAAGCATTACGACGAGCTGCAGAACGAGGGCATCAGCCTCAAGCAGTGGTTCGCCGATGATGAGAACCGCGTCGACGCGCTGTCCTTCGACGCCGGCGACCTGCACTTCGATCTGTCCAAGAACCTGATCAAGCCCGAAACCCTGAAGCTGTTCGCCGACCTCGCCAAGGCCGTCAAGCTCGACGAGCGCACCCAGCAGATGTACACCGGCGTGCACATCAACAACACCGAGGACCGCGCCGTGCTGCACACCGCGCTGCGCCGCCCCGCCACCGACGCCGGCAAGTTCATCGTCGACGGCCAGGACACCGTCGCCGACGTGCGCGAGGTGCTCGACCGCATCTACGCCTTCGCCGAGCAGGTCCGCTCCGGCGAATGGGTCGGCGTGACCGGCAAGAAGATCGAAACCGTGGTCAACATCGGCATCGGCGGCTCCGACCTGGGCCCCGTCATGGTGTACGAGGCGCTCAAGCCCTACGCGGACGCCGGCATCTCCGCCCGCTACATCTCCAACATCGACCCCAACGACCTGGCCGAGAAGACCAAGGGCCTCGACCCGGAGACCACCCTGTTCATCGTCGTCTCCAAGACCTTCACCACCCTGGAGACCCTGACCAACGCCCGCGAGGCCCGCACTTGGCTGCTTGAGGAGCTCAAGGCCGCCGGCGCCATCGACGGCTCCGACGAGCAGAACGCCGATGCCGTCAAGAAGCACTTCGTCGCCGTCTCCACCAACCTGGAGAAGGTCGCCGAGTTCGGCATCGACCCGAACAACGCCTTCGGCTTCTGGAACTGGGTCGGCGGCCGTTATTCCGTCGATTCCGCCGTGGGCACCTCCCTCGCCGTGGTGTTCGGTCCGGCCCGCTTCGAGGAGTTCCTGCACGGCTTCCACGAGATCGACGAGTACTTCGAGAAGACCCCGTTCGAGAGGAACGTAGTCGTGCTGCTCGGCATGCTCAACGTGTGGTACCGCAACTTCTTCAAGGTCGCCTCGCACGCCGTGCTGCCCTACGACCAGTACCTGCACCGCTTCCCCGCCTACCTGCAGCAGCTGACCATGGAGTCCAACGGCAAGTCCGTGCGCTGGGACGGCACCCCCGTCACCTGCGAGACCGGCGAGATCTTCTGGGGTGAGCCCGGCACCAACGGCCAGCACGCCTTCTACCAGCTGATCCACCAGGGCACCCAGCTCATCCCGGCCGACTTCATCGCGTTCGTGAACACCCCGAACCCGACCAAGGACGGCGACCAGGACGTGCACGAGCTGTTCCTCGGCAACTACTTCGCGCAGACCAAGGCGCTCGCGTTCGGCAAGACCGCCGACGAGGTGCGCGCCGAGGGCACCGCCGAAGAGATCGTTCCGGCCCGTGTGTTCACCGGCAACCGCCCGACCACCTCGATCTTCGGCGTGGCGCTGACCCCGTTCGCCGTCGGCGAGCTGATCGCGCTCTACGAGCACATCACCTTCGTCGAGGGCACCGTGTGGGGCCTGGACTCCTACGACCAGTGGGGCGTCGAGCTGGGCAAGCAGCTCGCCAAGGAGATCACCCCGGCCATCAGCCAGGACGATGAGGCGCTCGCCGAGCAGGACGCCTCCACCCAGTCCCTGATCAAGTTCTACCGCGCGAACAGGGAGTTCTGA
- a CDS encoding transposase: protein MYFATLDRTFKRRMGDVLAFFDRLYGSNSPTEAINGRLETLRGIALGFRNLDNCITRSLLHTGGFRQTILNHL, encoded by the coding sequence TTGTATTTCGCCACGCTGGACCGCACCTTCAAACGCCGCATGGGCGACGTCCTCGCGTTCTTCGACCGGCTCTACGGTTCCAACAGTCCCACCGAGGCCATCAACGGCAGGCTCGAGACGCTGCGCGGCATCGCCCTGGGGTTTCGCAACCTCGACAACTGCATCACCCGCAGCCTGCTGCACACCGGCGGCTTCAGACAAACCATCCTCAACCACCTATGA
- a CDS encoding DUF362 domain-containing protein, with protein MTGTYQPHITDYPMAPTVYMTRDISPAGLMKAYEALGARPRGKVAVKLSTGEGGNTHYLDPNLIKDLVHKLDGTIVECNTAYAGTRDTFDAHWQTIKDHGFLDIAPVDIQDEEGEITLPVEGGRRITGDIVGSHFTNYDYYAVLSHFKGHVMGGFGGALKNISIGIASANGKKRIHSGQDEILPDHFSGDQDSFLEAMAEASSAVFNALKGNMLFINVMNHLSVDCDCDGNPHAPQMGDIGILASLDPVAVDQACVDQIYLSDDNTGPLIERMESRHGIHIIEHAVELGFGSRDYRLIDLD; from the coding sequence ATGACAGGCACGTATCAGCCCCATATCACCGACTATCCGATGGCGCCGACGGTCTATATGACCCGCGACATCAGTCCCGCCGGACTGATGAAGGCCTACGAGGCGTTGGGCGCGCGGCCCCGAGGCAAAGTGGCGGTCAAGCTCAGCACCGGCGAGGGCGGCAACACGCATTATCTCGACCCCAACCTCATCAAGGATCTCGTGCACAAGCTCGACGGCACCATCGTCGAATGCAACACCGCCTACGCGGGCACGCGCGACACCTTCGACGCCCATTGGCAAACCATCAAAGACCATGGCTTCCTGGACATCGCGCCCGTCGACATCCAGGACGAGGAGGGCGAGATCACCCTGCCGGTCGAAGGAGGCCGCCGCATCACCGGCGACATCGTCGGCTCGCATTTCACGAACTACGACTACTACGCCGTGCTCTCGCACTTCAAAGGCCATGTGATGGGCGGATTTGGCGGCGCGCTCAAGAACATCTCCATCGGCATCGCCTCGGCGAACGGCAAGAAGCGCATCCACTCCGGCCAGGACGAGATCCTGCCCGACCATTTCAGCGGTGACCAGGACTCGTTCCTCGAGGCGATGGCCGAGGCATCGTCCGCCGTGTTCAACGCGCTCAAAGGCAATATGCTGTTCATCAACGTGATGAACCACCTGTCCGTGGACTGCGACTGCGACGGCAATCCGCACGCGCCTCAGATGGGTGATATCGGTATCCTCGCCTCGCTCGACCCGGTCGCCGTCGATCAGGCGTGCGTCGACCAGATCTACCTCTCCGACGACAACACCGGGCCCCTGATCGAACGCATGGAAAGCCGCCACGGCATCCACATCATCGAACACGCGGTCGAACTCGGCTTCGGCAGCCGCGACTACCGCCTCATCGACCTCGACTAA
- a CDS encoding ECF transporter S component, with amino-acid sequence MTSTTITRSTARPLPSVTTQVWATLLAVVGAVALPQVFHVAGASLGLGTALGETLLPMHLPVLLVGLLAGPYAGVAAGALGPLVSFALSGMPGPAMVPFMILELAAYGLFAGFLRGVNLPTVVKVLIAQVAGRAVRAVAILVAVFALSNTTVAVASIWTSVIAGLPGLVLQWAMLPLIVWLVDRRTAAGR; translated from the coding sequence ATGACATCCACGACAATCACCCGTTCCACCGCACGTCCGTTGCCTTCCGTCACCACGCAGGTGTGGGCGACGCTGCTTGCCGTCGTCGGCGCGGTCGCCCTGCCGCAGGTCTTCCACGTGGCCGGCGCCTCGCTCGGACTCGGCACCGCCCTGGGCGAAACCCTGCTGCCCATGCATCTGCCGGTGCTGCTGGTCGGACTGCTCGCCGGCCCCTACGCGGGCGTTGCCGCCGGCGCGCTCGGTCCGCTGGTCAGCTTCGCGCTCTCCGGCATGCCCGGCCCGGCCATGGTGCCGTTCATGATTCTCGAACTGGCGGCCTACGGTCTGTTCGCTGGGTTCCTGCGCGGTGTGAACCTGCCGACCGTCGTCAAAGTGCTGATCGCGCAGGTCGCCGGCCGTGCGGTGCGCGCCGTGGCGATTCTCGTCGCCGTGTTCGCGCTGAGCAACACCACCGTGGCCGTCGCCTCCATCTGGACAAGCGTCATCGCCGGACTGCCGGGACTCGTCCTGCAGTGGGCGATGCTGCCGCTGATCGTATGGCTGGTGGACCGCCGCACGGCCGCGGGCCGGTAA
- a CDS encoding DUF1893 domain-containing protein gives MFADIERAKAALASDPTLGCAACLGGEIVTGMGRGVRPLLQWLANGQDIHGFSAADRVVGKAAALLYVKLGVAAVHGRTMSEAGLSVLQSHGIEASYDALVPIILNRTHTGMCPIEASVQSIRTPDEAEPAIRAAVAKLMASNS, from the coding sequence ATGTTCGCCGATATCGAACGCGCGAAGGCCGCGCTCGCCAGCGACCCCACGCTGGGATGCGCGGCCTGCCTCGGCGGGGAGATTGTCACCGGCATGGGCCGGGGAGTCAGGCCGCTGCTGCAATGGCTGGCCAACGGGCAGGACATCCATGGATTCTCCGCCGCTGATCGTGTGGTCGGCAAGGCCGCGGCTCTGCTGTATGTCAAGCTCGGCGTGGCCGCCGTCCATGGGCGGACGATGAGCGAGGCGGGCCTGTCCGTGCTGCAATCCCACGGCATCGAGGCGAGCTATGACGCGCTGGTGCCGATAATCCTCAACCGCACCCACACCGGCATGTGTCCGATCGAGGCATCCGTGCAGTCCATCCGCACGCCCGACGAGGCCGAACCCGCCATCCGCGCCGCCGTCGCCAAGCTGATGGCGTCGAATTCGTAA
- the rplS gene encoding 50S ribosomal protein L19, whose amino-acid sequence MVNAIEAFDAKHVKPAEEIPAFRPGDTVDVNVKIKEGNNSRIQTFTGVVIARQGSGVRETFVVRKISFGTGVERRFPLHSPAIDSIKLVRMGRVRRAKLYYLRALRGKAARIVERRDNSAK is encoded by the coding sequence ATGGTTAACGCTATTGAGGCATTCGACGCCAAGCACGTCAAGCCGGCCGAAGAGATCCCGGCCTTCCGTCCCGGCGACACCGTCGACGTGAACGTGAAGATCAAGGAAGGCAACAATTCCCGTATCCAGACCTTCACCGGCGTGGTGATCGCCCGTCAGGGCTCTGGCGTGCGCGAGACCTTCGTGGTGCGCAAGATCAGCTTCGGCACCGGTGTGGAGCGCCGCTTCCCGCTGCACTCCCCGGCGATCGACTCCATCAAGCTCGTGCGTATGGGCCGTGTGCGCCGCGCCAAGCTCTACTACCTGCGCGCCCTGCGTGGCAAGGCCGCTCGTATCGTCGAGCGTCGCGACAACTCCGCTAAGTGA
- the lepB gene encoding signal peptidase I, with protein sequence MQPENPTGDEARDARTFQVADHGVDPTPVPPPATNGRHAAAREDSFTFRDMLVWCGVPIIIVLLLRIFLVGLYTIPSRSMMDTIEPGDRVLTSKLSPGVFSLQRGDVIVFHDPANWLSSEQSSDIVGDYLIKRLIGLPGDVVACEGPGEPVTINGVAINETSYIRPGVDPSSFAFSVTVTEGHVFVMGDNRSNSADSRFHQDDGSNGLVPISDVVGVGVVRYWPLNRIGLLDAHHEVFADVPDGDTSDAAGASQ encoded by the coding sequence ATGCAGCCGGAGAATCCCACAGGCGACGAAGCGCGCGACGCCCGCACCTTCCAAGTCGCCGACCACGGCGTGGACCCGACGCCGGTGCCCCCGCCGGCGACGAACGGCCGGCACGCGGCGGCCCGCGAAGACAGCTTCACTTTCCGTGACATGCTGGTCTGGTGCGGGGTCCCCATCATCATCGTGCTGCTGTTGCGCATCTTCCTCGTCGGACTGTATACGATTCCCAGCCGCTCCATGATGGACACCATCGAACCCGGCGACCGCGTGCTCACCAGCAAACTCAGCCCCGGCGTCTTCAGTCTCCAGCGCGGCGACGTGATTGTGTTCCACGATCCGGCCAACTGGCTGAGCAGTGAGCAGAGCAGCGACATCGTCGGCGACTATCTCATCAAACGTCTGATCGGCCTACCCGGCGATGTGGTCGCCTGCGAGGGGCCAGGCGAGCCCGTCACTATCAACGGCGTGGCCATCAACGAGACGAGCTACATCCGCCCCGGCGTGGACCCCTCCAGCTTCGCGTTCAGTGTGACCGTCACCGAAGGGCATGTGTTCGTCATGGGCGACAACCGTTCCAATTCCGCGGATTCCCGCTTCCATCAGGACGATGGTTCGAACGGGCTGGTGCCCATCAGCGATGTGGTCGGCGTGGGAGTGGTGCGCTACTGGCCGTTGAACCGCATCGGTCTGCTGGACGCGCATCATGAGGTATTCGCCGACGTGCCCGACGGTGATACGTCCGATGCCGCCGGAGCGTCGCAATGA
- a CDS encoding ribonuclease HII codes for MSVSVTPTLDLERQLASRGFDLIVGFDEVGRGALAGPVMVGCAAIWARDLPTLEIPSGVADSKMLTEHRREAMFDELCAWPAAYAVGQASNTEIDEWGITYALGVAALRALNQVERDLGLGDGAGVGASEPAGFVDGAAAVGVMETGSNAPDVSAARNGRGGRDEFGVVDLFDRSNVRVGAILDGPSDYITKALNTFDAPSVPIPAQVTTKVKGDQHCATVAAAAVIAKVTRDRLMTSIAQGNPRYAPYEWAHNKGYGSAAHRAAIAEHGVTPLHRVSWKLR; via the coding sequence ATGAGCGTCTCCGTGACGCCCACGCTCGACCTGGAACGCCAGCTCGCGTCCCGTGGTTTCGACCTGATCGTAGGATTCGACGAGGTCGGGCGCGGCGCGCTCGCCGGCCCGGTGATGGTCGGCTGCGCCGCGATCTGGGCGCGGGACCTGCCCACATTGGAGATTCCCTCCGGCGTGGCCGATTCCAAAATGCTCACCGAGCATCGCCGTGAAGCCATGTTCGACGAACTCTGCGCATGGCCTGCCGCCTACGCGGTCGGGCAGGCCAGCAACACGGAAATCGACGAGTGGGGCATCACCTATGCGCTGGGCGTGGCCGCCTTGCGCGCCCTCAACCAGGTCGAACGTGACTTGGGGCTCGGCGACGGCGCAGGTGTGGGGGCCAGCGAGCCAGCCGGTTTCGTGGATGGCGCGGCGGCCGTGGGCGTCATGGAAACCGGCTCGAACGCCCCGGACGTTTCGGCTGCGCGAAACGGACGCGGCGGTCGCGACGAGTTCGGCGTCGTGGATTTGTTCGACAGATCCAATGTGCGCGTGGGCGCGATCCTCGACGGTCCCAGCGACTACATCACCAAAGCGCTTAACACCTTCGACGCACCATCCGTGCCGATTCCCGCGCAGGTGACCACCAAAGTCAAAGGCGACCAGCATTGCGCCACGGTCGCCGCGGCGGCAGTGATCGCCAAAGTGACGCGCGACCGTCTGATGACCTCGATCGCGCAGGGCAATCCGCGCTACGCACCCTACGAATGGGCTCATAACAAGGGATATGGTTCCGCCGCGCACCGCGCCGCCATCGCCGAGCATGGCGTCACTCCCTTGCATCGCGTCAGCTGGAAACTGCGGTAA
- a CDS encoding LacI family DNA-binding transcriptional regulator, translated as MAANRTTGKRPSMFEVAKLAGVSHQTVSRVINDSPDVSDATRARVQEAIKQLGYRPSNSARALASRRSRTIGLIAGGLKFFGPISAITSIESMARDHGLFMSVMMVHEALCTQADFNNLTDTFNEQNVDAFIFLTPTDVMFAAACRVKVSQPRVIVTSTHGQMTVREGLGLISAPDRRRTALVGIDQWGAMADVVRLLVEYGHKSAVYFAGPNEWRDAHTRLDAWRKLSAASSIDMRVVRCHTWDSSEAYAQMNHMIDEYGRDGVALPTVVVTANDSQAVGVARALHEHGLRIPQDVSLVGFDDMAAMDNMYPPLTTVRPDFEGLGVAAMREVLRLLGEGADSTFLTSQHGVGLIPAEVVNRRSLGPAPRR; from the coding sequence ATGGCAGCAAACCGCACAACAGGCAAACGGCCTTCGATGTTCGAGGTGGCCAAACTCGCCGGCGTGAGCCATCAGACCGTCTCCCGCGTGATCAACGACTCGCCCGACGTCTCCGACGCGACGCGCGCCCGCGTGCAGGAGGCCATCAAACAACTCGGCTATCGCCCCTCGAATTCGGCCCGAGCACTGGCCTCGCGCCGCTCGCGCACCATCGGCCTGATCGCCGGCGGTCTCAAATTCTTCGGCCCGATCTCCGCCATCACCTCCATCGAGTCGATGGCGCGCGACCACGGCCTGTTCATGTCGGTGATGATGGTGCATGAGGCCCTGTGCACGCAGGCCGACTTCAACAACCTCACCGACACATTCAACGAGCAGAACGTGGACGCGTTCATCTTCCTGACGCCGACCGACGTGATGTTCGCTGCCGCCTGCCGGGTCAAGGTGAGCCAGCCGCGCGTGATCGTCACCTCCACGCACGGGCAGATGACGGTGCGTGAGGGACTGGGCCTGATCTCCGCGCCCGACCGCCGCCGCACCGCACTGGTCGGCATCGACCAATGGGGCGCGATGGCCGACGTGGTGCGGCTGCTGGTCGAATACGGGCATAAAAGCGCCGTGTATTTCGCCGGGCCCAACGAATGGCGCGACGCCCACACCCGTTTGGACGCGTGGCGCAAGCTTTCCGCGGCCAGCTCCATCGACATGCGGGTGGTGCGTTGCCATACGTGGGATTCCTCCGAGGCGTACGCGCAGATGAACCATATGATCGACGAATACGGTCGCGACGGCGTCGCCCTGCCCACGGTGGTGGTGACCGCGAACGACAGCCAGGCCGTCGGCGTCGCCCGCGCCCTGCACGAGCATGGGCTGCGCATTCCGCAGGATGTGAGTCTGGTCGGATTCGACGACATGGCCGCCATGGACAATATGTATCCGCCGTTGACCACCGTGCGCCCCGATTTCGAAGGGCTGGGCGTGGCCGCCATGCGCGAGGTGCTGCGGTTGCTGGGGGAGGGCGCGGACTCGACGTTCCTGACCAGCCAGCATGGCGTGGGGCTTATTCCCGCCGAAGTGGTCAACCGCCGTTCGCTGGGCCCCGCTCCGCGCCGGTAA
- a CDS encoding L-ribulose-5-phosphate 4-epimerase yields MATLADYGPEVRAEVKQVREIVATLHDQLIKWNLVVWTAGNVSQRLKTADLFVIKPSGLRYEYLTPSSMVVCDLDGNVVDGSEAPSSDTASHAYIYRHMPDVYGVVHTHSTYATAWAATGQNVPCGLTMMGDEFGGEVPVGPFRLIGSEAIGEGVVETLKKYPKSPAVLMQNHGPFTIGKDAEGAVKAAAMTEEVAHTMWAAKQLGEIIPIAQEDIDKLNDRYQNVYGQH; encoded by the coding sequence ATGGCAACTTTGGCTGATTACGGTCCCGAAGTGCGCGCCGAAGTCAAGCAGGTGCGCGAGATCGTCGCCACCCTGCACGACCAGCTCATCAAGTGGAACCTCGTCGTGTGGACCGCGGGCAACGTGTCCCAGCGTCTGAAAACCGCCGACCTGTTCGTGATCAAGCCCTCCGGCCTGCGCTACGAATACCTCACCCCGAGCTCCATGGTCGTGTGCGACCTCGACGGCAACGTCGTCGACGGCTCCGAAGCCCCGTCCTCCGACACCGCCTCCCACGCCTACATCTACCGCCACATGCCCGACGTGTACGGCGTGGTGCACACCCACTCCACCTACGCCACCGCCTGGGCCGCCACCGGCCAGAACGTGCCGTGCGGCCTGACCATGATGGGCGACGAGTTCGGCGGCGAAGTCCCCGTCGGCCCCTTCCGCCTCATCGGCTCCGAAGCCATCGGCGAAGGCGTCGTCGAAACGCTCAAGAAGTACCCCAAGTCCCCGGCCGTCCTCATGCAGAACCACGGCCCCTTCACCATCGGCAAGGACGCGGAGGGCGCCGTCAAAGCCGCCGCCATGACCGAAGAGGTCGCGCACACCATGTGGGCCGCCAAGCAGCTCGGCGAGATCATCCCGATCGCGCAGGAAGACATCGATAAGCTGAACGACCGCTACCAAAACGTCTACGGCCAGCACTGA
- the araA gene encoding L-arabinose isomerase produces the protein MAMENPFEGKEIWFGVGSQDLYGEEALRQVAEQSTEIVDALNATGKIPVKLVLKPTLKSSDGVKQFMVEASANPNVIGVITWCHTFSPAKMWIRGLEVLTKPMLQLNTQHHMEIPWETIDMDFMNLNQAAHGDREFGYIVSRLGINRKIVVGHYTDPEVAEKIATWARACAGWDASQNMKVMRWGDNMRNVAVTEGDKTEAERVFGASINTWAVNELVAAYEAVKDDQVKAIIEDYKAKYDVAPELLDAKYDSLFIAAKEEAAMVNMMQANGCTAGVDNFEDLGALPQLPGVGPQRFPSEYGFGFSAEGDWKTAVLVRIGAVMGYGLDGGASLMEDYSYNFVPGHELNMGAHMLEVSPSIGTIAKPKLEIHPLGIGGKADPVRLVFTGAPKKDAVVVSMSDVRERFRLLMNVVDIVEPEGSLKALPCARALWKPQPSLNVSAECWLRAGGSHHTCMTTSIGREAWEDFARMAGVELATIDADTTPAAFERELQISEMYHRLNNQH, from the coding sequence ATGGCAATGGAAAATCCCTTTGAGGGCAAGGAAATCTGGTTCGGCGTCGGCTCGCAGGACCTCTATGGCGAGGAGGCGCTGCGCCAGGTGGCCGAGCAGTCCACCGAAATCGTCGACGCGCTCAACGCCACCGGCAAGATCCCGGTCAAGCTGGTCTTGAAGCCCACCCTCAAGTCCTCCGACGGCGTCAAGCAGTTCATGGTCGAAGCCTCCGCCAACCCGAACGTCATCGGCGTCATCACCTGGTGCCACACCTTCTCCCCGGCCAAGATGTGGATCCGCGGCCTCGAAGTGCTCACCAAGCCGATGCTGCAGCTCAACACCCAGCACCACATGGAGATCCCGTGGGAAACCATCGACATGGACTTCATGAACCTCAACCAGGCCGCCCACGGCGACCGCGAGTTCGGCTACATCGTCTCCCGCCTCGGCATCAACCGCAAGATCGTCGTCGGCCACTACACCGACCCCGAAGTCGCCGAAAAGATCGCCACCTGGGCCCGCGCCTGCGCCGGCTGGGACGCCTCCCAGAACATGAAGGTCATGCGCTGGGGCGACAACATGCGCAACGTGGCCGTCACCGAAGGCGACAAAACCGAGGCCGAGCGCGTGTTCGGCGCGTCCATCAACACCTGGGCCGTCAACGAGCTCGTCGCCGCCTACGAGGCCGTCAAGGACGACCAGGTCAAGGCCATCATCGAAGACTACAAGGCCAAGTACGACGTGGCACCCGAGCTGCTCGACGCCAAGTACGACTCCCTGTTCATCGCCGCCAAGGAAGAGGCCGCGATGGTCAACATGATGCAGGCCAACGGCTGCACCGCCGGCGTCGACAACTTCGAAGACCTCGGCGCCCTACCGCAGCTGCCCGGCGTCGGCCCGCAGCGCTTCCCTTCGGAGTATGGTTTCGGCTTCTCCGCCGAAGGCGACTGGAAGACCGCCGTCCTCGTGCGCATTGGCGCGGTCATGGGCTACGGCCTCGACGGCGGCGCCTCTCTCATGGAGGACTACTCCTACAACTTCGTGCCCGGCCATGAGCTCAACATGGGCGCCCACATGCTCGAGGTCTCCCCGTCCATCGGCACCATCGCCAAACCCAAGCTGGAGATCCACCCGCTCGGCATCGGCGGCAAGGCCGACCCCGTGCGCCTCGTCTTCACCGGCGCGCCCAAGAAGGACGCGGTCGTCGTCTCCATGTCCGACGTGCGCGAGCGCTTCCGCCTGCTCATGAACGTCGTCGACATCGTCGAACCCGAAGGTTCCCTCAAGGCCCTGCCCTGCGCCCGCGCCCTCTGGAAGCCGCAGCCCAGCCTCAACGTCTCCGCCGAATGCTGGCTGCGCGCCGGCGGCTCCCACCACACCTGCATGACCACCTCCATCGGTCGTGAGGCCTGGGAGGACTTCGCCCGCATGGCCGGCGTCGAACTCGCCACCATCGACGCGGACACCACCCCGGCCGCGTTCGAACGCGAGCTGCAGATTAGCGAAATGTACCACCGTCTCAACAACCAGCACTGA